Within Cucumis melo cultivar AY chromosome 4, USDA_Cmelo_AY_1.0, whole genome shotgun sequence, the genomic segment AAATGGTTAATGTGAGTAATCCTATCATTATAGACCAAGAATATTGTCCATGGAACCAATGCAACCGAAAGGTACATCTAAAATTAGGCCTCCTTAGTTTTGAACTTATTAATTAACTCAAAAGACAtcaataatattattgtttgagttatgtatttttattatgttttctttgttTGTTCAGGTTCCATAAAAAATTAAGATCAACAAAGTAAGCTTCAAGGATATCACATACACTTCTGTAACTCCGACTGCAGTCAAACTTGTTTGCAGTACAAGTAAATCCATGTGAGGGTCGAGTGGAAGTTGTTGATATTGGCCTCACTTATAGTGAAAGTGAAGGTCAAATTAAGTCGCAGTATGCAAATGTGAAACTCGCCATTTTAACAAAACAAAATCCCTCAATCTGTGGTGAACCTGCACCAGCTGATGGTCCATCAACCGATTGAAGTTTTATAGATGAGACAAATGTTTCAAATCATTTGAActattctttaattttaatagCATATTTTTGTTTTACCCTAAAAACACTTATTGGACAAGTTTGATCGCATGCATTTAGTGATTATAGGCATGCTCacaataattatattacaaTTGTTCGAAGAGAAATAGTAGTTGTTTGAGTCTCGATATAGTCGAAGACTTTTTTATTAAGTACAACACACCAAAGCAATTTTTCTACaaaattttgtttgtattttctttatttcGCCACTACAACTATATATACACACGTACATATAGAACTATTTTAAATGACGAAACTGTTAAAAATAACTACATAAGATAGAgcaaattttagattctatcaaaaatagatattgatagaagTGATCACTCTCTATCAATATCACTTAtcacttatatatataattctccGCAACACTCTACGGTATAACctaattaaaagtaaaaaagaaaaaaaaaattgttttcctTTGGTCCAAATcttatatttgtttttcttgAGCTATATTCAGTTTTGATTTTTATACTTCCAAGTTTTGTATTTGACTTGGAATTTTCATACATAGTGTTAAAATATTGTGTGCGTACAAAATcagaaaaaatttatttaaatgacaaaattgttgaaaacatttacaaatataaaaaaaatattacaactTATTTATTATAGACATCGATAGATTATCATATGTGTCTATCCACTGATAAACAAAGATAGTAGTCTCAGTCCAACGATGAACCTATTGTGACATTGTAGGGTATGTCGATAATGTTCAATCGATTCTTTCCGTAAAGAAACTTAAGAATAAATGCTATGGTAGGAATCAAAACCAAAGCGAAGAAAGCTATAAAGAAATGAAGTTTACAAATCAAATAAGATCAATAAACATTGACATGGAAAGAGGggttatataattttaaaaaatcgttgtCGAGAAAGCAGCGGTTTCTTGGAAATGCTTATGGAGATGAGGATGGTGAAGTAAGACTTACTTGTCAGGAAGTTGAAGTGAAAGGGTAGAGATCATGCAATATGTTGATGACAATTCCTGATTAGTGAATAACACAATTTCAACCAGACAGCATCTTCCATTGGCTGATGGAACCTCATAAGCTAGAATGTGTGCCTTAGCAACATTAACCTCATTATCAAAAAGTTTACGAATTATAAGTCAAAGGCgcaatatatataaatacttTTTGTTCCCAACATTGAAAcaaaattaggaaaaaaaataaataaatggaatagataaaaaaggaaaataaagaatatcaaaatagttttttttttctttttttttttaatcttttacatgttattaaataagtaaataaataaatatttatatatatatataaggatGAGGCGGCAGGGGTCGGAGCGGGGCCAAGAAATATATTCCTTGTCCTCGGTCCTATATAATCGGAGATTCTTAAAATAAATGGACATCTCTGTTTGTCATTATATTGTAaactttcaaataaaaaaaaataaaataaatagaaagatttttatcataattatttatcaaataaaaaatacaattaataattgcataatttcaaatttgactATTGAAACCGaacataataatagaaaatcaattttaaatatatgagtttGATATCGGACATAAAATTTGATtgtttaaaaatcaattttacaaaatcaattataaccttttttttttcttgaatcaATACCTCATCTATCACACACCCATGGTTTGTAACATGTTATAGATCGTGCATGGtaataaatttacaaataccATATTATTTACAATATAATTATGTTATTAATATACATTATAATTTCAACAATAGTAAATCAAGCTTGCTACATGGAATATTATGTTATAATCAAACTTCTTAATACAATACTGTTtttacacacacatatatatttataatccTGTCTTAAAATATTCAAACTCCATTACACTTTTCAATATCAGAACTTGAACACATTGAAAACATGAAAACATTATGGTCAAAATTTCCGAAATTTGGATACCGCaatcccaaaaagaaaaaaaaaaccatagcAGTCAGAAGATTTGTCGAATTCATTTGACGAATTAAAGTTGGGAAACATACAATAATAAACCATTTTTAGCTCTAAGAAAAAATTGGACAATAAAACATAGGTGCAACAGGATCCAATTTTGCAATCTCTTTGTCCTAAGAGctatatactttcatgagttcATCTACCAAATCGCATCCACCAGACTAACGAACAAATACATGATTCTAACCATAAACTTGAAATCTGGGGAGTTTATACATACCAAAAGTAACGGGTTATATCTCTCAATCAAGCAAATCGGACACGTCTGTCATCTTGAAAGAATCAACTTGAGCTAACTGTCCTGCCAAAGCTTTGTTTGGAAATATATTATCTGCCTTCATTCTCTCTCTCATACCATAGGCTGGAGTCTTGGCATTAACGTATGCCTGTATTAGAGTTTGATATTGGGTGAATCGACCCACATAACCCAATATTCTCAACTTATCAAAAATTCTCTCAGCATTGGGAACATCTCCCCTACTTGCATAGTGATCCATGAGAGCTATGTATGTGGCAAACAATGGCTTCTTCTTGCTTTGCTGAACAGCCTTAACCAAGAAAGAGTCTGCCTTTTCTACCTCCCCTGCTTCCACATAGAGTTTCACAACTGCATCCCATGTAAACGGATCCATGCTGCAACCGCTCTCTGCCATCTGATTGACTAGTTCCTTGCCCTTCGTCAACATCTTACTGTCTCTATAAACGTTCATCATGGTAGAATAGTGTCTAGTGGATAGCTTTTTCCCTGTTTTTAcaactctatcaaaaattttcTCTGCTTCCTGGACGTTCTTCAGCTTTCCCCAAGCAACAATGGCAGCCATACATTCTTCAACATGAGGATTTGACTCACAGATCTCCCAGAGCCTCCTCACTTCATCTTCCATTTGGAGTTCTCCATAAAGGGGTAGTAAAAATCTGCATGGCCGTCGAGAACCTTTGGAGTTAATTTCTTCCGTCTCCTTTAAAGTGGCCTTCGCTTTGTCTTTAAGCCCAGCTGAAACATAGTGTTTAGCTAATAGTAAAAGTGTACCAACACCAAGTTTAATTCCTTCAGCCTTCATTGTATCAACAACTTGTTCCATCCCACTTATGTCATTAGAAAGGCCTTTAGCATCTATTAAGATTTTGTAAGTAAACGGAGAAGGCTTGACATTTTCTTTCTCCATCAACAACAAAACATCGGCTATTTTCTTCTTGTCAGTCCTCTTGTAAAGAAGAAGCAACTGGTTGCAAGCAAATGCTGTGATGGGGAATTCAAGGTCCTTCATTTTGTTGAATACTTCCTCCGCTTTTCGTACATTGGTGGACATCACACAGTTAGCCAAAAGAGTTCGGTATACCACCTCACCTTGGAAAGACTTGGGAATTTTAGCAATGTAATTCTCTGCCATACGGAGACCTCGTAACTTTCCAATCAAGTCGAGCTGAGAAGCATAATCTCTGTCAGTAACAAGTTTCCCATTTGCTTCCAACCACTCTGAAAACTGTAAAAGCCATACAGAAATGCCAGAAATGAATTCGAGAAATAATGAACTTATCTAAAAATAGGAGAAAATATTTACCATATACAATAGCCAGAAAAATCTTCAGTGTCAAAAATTGCATAACCGTTTTTATACCAGTAATGACTTTTGGCCAACAATATATAATTTTGATCCAAATATACTGGCGCAGCAGTTAAACATCAAACCGACTAAAATTTCTGTAAGAGGGTCCGACACCATTAGAATGCTATAGGCCAGAACAGATTTTATACAAGCATTTGATAATGGTTCTTCTTAAAAATTGATCTACATAATTGGATTTACTGATTTCAAGCCTAACGGATGGATCTTCAGTGTCAGAAATTGCTTAACCATTTTATGCTTGCTAGACCATAATACTACAATTGATTATTGTACTTCATAAAATTTGATCAACATTTCTATCCTGAAATAAATTGTGTCCACTAATCAAGAAAACTTATATAGAGTCCCACATATCCCAagtgaaatgagattaattacaAACATCATGCCACATGAATGAATTTCATTGCTTGAAAAGCAACATCAAAGTCAATTTACCTTCAAAGCCTTCCCAAACATCCGACGTCTACGAAGATAGAGCATGGTCAAAGAGATATCGGCCCGGCTTAGTTCTTTTCCTTCACTGACCCACTTATCAAGTGCACTAGGGACAGATAAACCTGGAGCTTTCCAAATAATATTGAAAAGTTCTGAAGGAGCCCCTTTTGTAGATATCTTTTCAGCAAGTCCAGTTTCTCCCTCAGGTAAATCCAGTTCATTTTGAGTCTCATCATCAACGTCATCATCGTCATCAATTTCTGATCCAGAAGTTAGTTCCTCTTCATTATCTTCCACATTACCTTCCTCTCCACTGTTCTCAGCACCAGCTTGTGTAGATAGACCGTGACTACTAATATAAACCCCAGAGGACGGCCAAGTTTCAAGGTTATTTCTCTCAAAAGAAATGAATCTGTCGGATAATGCGGCAGTGGTTCCAAAACCAGCTACATTTCCTTCCCAAAAATATGGTACCTCTAGTTTGCCAAAGACATATGAAGTTCTTACTCTGTACCCTTGATTCCTGAAAAGAGAACACAAAAAGATTTTACAGAGAGGGGTCTCAAAAGTTGGAGGCATTATACCTTCCCCACCGCGATATACACGTATATGCATGTAGTAATGTATAcggaaataaataaatacaaacacAGTCCTTCGGATGATTAATAATGATTTGTTTCAGGGAACTGCCATTTCAAAATTCCATGTTTAGGACAttagaataagaagaagaatgtCCAAATTACAAgtatttcttgttttcttctcAATATTACAAGATCTTACATCCCAATTCCAGTATCGACGTTTTGCACTGATTCTAATTTCATCACTCGGACCAAGTTATCCGTAGGAGACAAAAGAAAATATCAATCAAAAGCAAGCAAGAACCTACTAAAGAAAACAGAAATGGAAGGCAAAGGTAACCACAAGAACAGAACGCATCACGCAGAACTctttacttcttcttcttttttttttttttcctttaataaGCACCGGAAAGTCGACCAGAAGCAAGAAAGGAGATTGTTGATGCATAGTGTCATTGAAAAACAGAACACATGAAAGGAATTCAAAAGTTAACAACGAAAAAGAAGACTGAAAGTTTTGTTCTTGAATGAAGTATGTAAGGTAGAGAAACAGAGAGGTGAAGTGTGAAGAAGAGACGAATAGATAAAGGAAGAGAAGCACACCTAAGAGGAGCAGAAGCTCTACGAAGAGCCCACATGGTGAGTCGATATTAGCAGTAAGGAACTGAGAAGAACTCAACAATGGAAGGAAGAGTGAGAGATGTGTTGGTTGCAATGGGAGTGGCACGGAGATTGTTCTTAAACCCTAAAACCCGTCGTGTAATTGACCGTAGTACCCTTGCGTCGCTTAGCCCTTTtgcattttaattttattttattttatttcttagactttatttaattttgtttaaactataaaaaatgctcctaaaattttaaaacaatgtagtttatgtaaaaataataataataaaagtatttttagacttaataaataatataaaaattaaaatactaaTGATGAGTGTGTTCACACGTTATTTTATAGAGAAATTTAATTGAATTTGTGTCGATCTAATTCTCTCTGTGTTTCGTTTGAGCACGTGTTCTTGATGTTGCTCCGATCTGgaagttggagtcttgaaaGAATGTGTGTGCTCTTCGAAGAATTCTCTCCAGAACTGAGTTCTATTGTAAGTTTTATGGGTTTGAGCTTAGTTGGTCCATACACCAAACCCATTGATTCAACAAATGCTACTATTTAGGGATTGCGCTAACCTTAtttttggactaaattaagtttattctTGGACTAAATTGAACTTTACtttaagtaaataatatttaattgaatcaacATAATTAACTTGATTCATCGTCATAAAAACGAAAACAAGTGTATCATTAGAATTGGCTAATTTatgttttcaattttaatttgggaaagatgtcaatttttcaattagtcttaatttttgtattttttatagTTAATTTCGTAATTGAAGtgacaatttgtaattggtccaaattttttatttttgttagttttttaaaagttttttaaaatatacttaACAAAAGACTACACATTTGATCCGTTaagtttaagttttaaaatttcaaaatgaatACTTTCGTTCATGACATTTGgaaaatcattttaaatgatCTATGTAGCTATTTTCACCGGTActtgaaaaatatattaatttaataatctttttttttgttgggaactatgtttttctctctctccacttttctccttcttctttcttgtATCTCCTACTCAGGAGGGTGTAAGCAATGGATGTCATGCCTCCTTATCACACTACCTTGTTGTTGATTCAATGACGGTGTTAGCACCATTGTCATTTTTCGTAAATCATTGTCATCACGAGGCTCAATTTCTATCTTGACTTTTCAAGTTTCATTTGTATTCTCTAAATGAAACTAGGTTTAATTGACAGAAAATGAGGAATACTTTAAACAATGAGATATTCAACTTTCGATCTCCCCAATTTGAAATTAGATGAGGatattggaaaataaaataaaccgTTGAAATTCTAGTACCGACTTTATGGATGGATTGAGATTTGGGATACAAGGACAAACCATTTTTAGATTTTCtatcaaataatataaaatacaaCCACTAGAATCGTTGGTGAGGGAACCAATTATTTTAAGTAGCAATTGAAGTGGAAAAAGCCGATAAATCTTAAATAGTAGTATAAAATTGGTAAATTTTTCGTGCCACCTCATTTGGTCATGCCATTTTTTCGTTAGTTAACTAATGGTCAAGTTAActtaaaaactattttaaaccatttttaAAACTTCAATATTAAAGAGTACTTTTCAAACTTTAGGAACCAAAAATGTTAAATTAGAAACACTTCAAAATATACCTTCACTTTGgtctataaaaataaattattatcaTAATAAAATATAACCGAAATGCTACAAATATATTTTGTCCTTTGTGATTTTTTCCCCCTCCATTTTTTCGATTGACACCAATTTTATCGCAATAAAATATAATCTAAAATCTcctaaattatataaatttaagttCTAAGATGTCCTTAGTGCATGAGTTGGAATAGGAAAATGATAAGGTCATGTATTGAGGTAAGAAGATAACTAAAGTGAAAGAAGGATGTGAATGTGGTGTACATAAACAGAAAGAATATTAATTTTTGGAAACATAGTGATAatgatttaattttgttaggggatttttttaaaaaaaaaaatataacaaatcaacaaaatatttaaactctATGGATAATTTTGAACGGAAAAAAATCCACAGACCCACGATATAAAATACTAAGATTATCTCAGTCAACATGTGATAATCGACCACATGCACGCGATACACAATCTCAGGCATACAATGCACTGAGGTGACCCGAGATGAAAGATAGAAATGTAGATTTACACGATTTTGTACTTCATTTTAAACGatgattttcaaatttaaacgatcgtgtagattaAGATACACGATCTCAGGCTTTAGTTACACCGAGATGCTTCAAGATGAAAGATTTCTCCTTTTAGTTATTGGATCTCGAACCTTAGTGGCACCAATATGACATGAGATGAAAGAATTAtgccttttattttatttgatctCGAGCATACATTACTTGGAGAGGTTCAAATATGAAAAACTTCTGCCTTTAGTTATTTGATCTCTGACCTTAATTATATCGAGATGGTCGGGATTAATAAATCATAAGGACATATATTGAATTTATGAAAAAGTGATTGACATTTGagcttttcttattttattatacGCGTCAtagatattttaaattttattactCTAAATTACTCTTTTTCtgattttaataatttcaaaaatcaCTTCCTGTTATTTACTTTTAGTGTTTCTTTTGTGCATTACATTGACAAAGacacttttttatatataataaagtgATCGATTTATTTATAAACACAGAAAGATGGGAAAAAgaaatgttttaccattatgttgttttaaaaaaaaaatgtttacaGTAGTTTAGCCTTTTAAAATCGATCTCTGAATCTTTCTTTAAATTCATTAATTAATCTGTGAACGTATTGTTAACTGTGCTAATTTACAATACCATTTTATCTATACGacataatgtatttatgtttttttttttttttcatatatgaaTGTTCGGACCAAATTACGCAAACCTCGACTAAGTTCATGAAATTGCCTAACTCTACAATTTTTAGATAAGTAACCACCGTGTATTGAACACATGACCCCCTAATTTAAGACCTCTTCATATGATCATATTTTCGAACTTTTAAAGTCTCGAGAATATGAAAACAATATTGTCGAAATTCCCAAAATTTGGATACCACAATCCAAAAACAAAGCAGCCGGAAAGACATTTGTTGAATCATTTGACAAATTAAAGTTGGGGATGTACAATAACAACAGTTTCTAAGCTTTTGGAAGATCAAAGTTTTGCTTCAATGGAATAATATAAACTggtaaaaattacatatttaggAAATTTAGATGAATATGTACATTTCATGTTTGAGTTTTCAAAATAGATCTTTTTAATCCTTATAAAATAAACTCATTTGTTCCatatgttttcaaaaaatacatttctagtttttgagttttcaaaaataggtttaaaagagtctttaaataatttttacttttattttatataataataacatttattAGAAGCataatttataaaaatcatCCCATCtttaaatctattttttaaaattttagatattatgactatttttaaaaaatcaaacataaaataCTATTAGAAACTTGTAAACCTAAAATAAATCTATTTTTATAAactaaaaacattttttaaactaGACAAAAATTACAGATTAAAAACTACAAACTAATTAACACAGGTCAACAGAATACAATTCCGAAATTTCGTTGTCCTAAGAGCCATATACGTTCATCCAACAAATCGCAGCCACTAGATCAATGCGAAAATGTGGGGTATTAATACATTCCAAATGTAACCAGTTATATTTCTTAGTCAAGCAAATCTGACACTGCCGTCTGCCTAAAAGAATCAAGTTGAGCTAATTTTCCGGCCAAAGCTTTGTTTGGAAAAACATTATCTGCCATCATTCTCTCTCTCATACCATAGGCCGGAGTCTTGGCGTTAAGATATGCCTGTACTAGAGTTACAAATTGGCCGAAATGAGTCGGGTAACCCGATTGTCTAATCTTATGAAAGATTTTCTCCGAATTGTGAACATCACCCTTCCTTGCGTAGTGAACCATGAGAGTCCTGTATGAGTCAAACAATGGCTTCATCCCGTATTGTTTAACAGccttaaacaagaaagagtctGCCTTTTCTACCTCCCCTGCTTCCACATAGAGTTTCACAACTGCATCCCATATCATCGGATCGATGCGGCAACCGCTCTTTGCCATCTGATTAACTAGTTCCTTGCCCTTCGTCAGCATCTTACTGTCTCCATAAACCTTTATCATGGTAGAATAGTGTTTTGTGGATAGCCTCTT encodes:
- the LOC103486882 gene encoding pentatricopeptide repeat-containing protein At1g80270, mitochondrial-like, whose translation is MWALRRASAPLRNQGYRVRTSYVFGKLEVPYFWEGNVAGFGTTAALSDRFISFERNNLETWPSSGVYISSHGLSTQAGAENSGEEGNVEDNEEELTSGSEIDDDDDVDDETQNELDLPEGETGLAEKISTKGAPSELFNIIWKAPGLSVPSALDKWVSEGKELSRADISLTMLYLRRRRMFGKALKFSEWLEANGKLVTDRDYASQLDLIGKLRGLRMAENYIAKIPKSFQGEVVYRTLLANCVMSTNVRKAEEVFNKMKDLEFPITAFACNQLLLLYKRTDKKKIADVLLLMEKENVKPSPFTYKILIDAKGLSNDISGMEQVVDTMKAEGIKLGVGTLLLLAKHYVSAGLKDKAKATLKETEEINSKGSRRPCRFLLPLYGELQMEDEVRRLWEICESNPHVEECMAAIVAWGKLKNVQEAEKIFDRVVKTGKKLSTRHYSTMMNVYRDSKMLTKGKELVNQMAESGCSMDPFTWDAVVKLYVEAGEVEKADSFLVKAVQQSKKKPLFATYIALMDHYASRGDVPNAERIFDKLRILGYVGRFTQYQTLIQAYVNAKTPAYGMRERMKADNIFPNKALAGQLAQVDSFKMTDVSDLLD